A genome region from Fusarium musae strain F31 chromosome 5, whole genome shotgun sequence includes the following:
- the FDC1 gene encoding Ferulic acid decarboxylase 1 (EggNog:ENOG41), whose protein sequence is MASKSLPHMDFRSYVEALEADGDLVSITEECDPHLEVGAIIRKVVETNDKAPLFNKLKGQDENGLWRILGAPNSLRSDPEQRYGRLARHLGLPKDSSMKAILDKMIAAKTTPPIPPTVVETGPCKEHILTPDQFDLTKLPAPLLHQSDGGKYVQTYGMFIVQSPDGKWANWSIARAMVYDRNHLAGLVIKPQHLYQIHEMWKKEGRDMPYALAFGVPPAAVMASSMPLPDGLSEAEYIGSLVGSSLDVVKCETNGLYVPANSEIVFEGTCSITERVPEGPFGEMHGADSHPSYVFPGDAHQWPKYTVDLITHRKDAILPVSNCGRLTDETHTMIGPLAAAEIGFLLKSKGFPIKEAFSPFESQVTWVALQVDTQKLREMKATSEKFCREIGDIIFNHKVGYTIHRLVIVGDDINVYDFKDVIWAFCTRCRPGMDEYFFEDVAGFPLIPYMSHGNGAPNRGGKVVSDCLLPVEYTTGKNWEAADFENSFPEEIKDRVCSRWQALGFNSPK, encoded by the exons atggcttctAAATCTCTTCCTCACATGGACTTCCGCAGTTACGTTGAGGCTCTGGAAGCCGACGGCGACCTTGTCTCAATCACTGAAGAATGCGACCCTCATCTTGAAGTTGGTGCAATTATTAGAAAGGTTGTTGAGACTAATGACAAAGCTCCCTtgttcaacaagctcaagggacaagatgagaatggccttTGGAGAATACTGGGTGCACCTAACTCCCTCCGGTCCGACCCCGAGCAGCGCTACGGAAGACTTGCTAGGCATCTCGGACTTCCTAAAGACTCGTCTATGAAGGCTATATTGGACAAGATGATCGCTGCGAAAACAACACCTCCTATCCCACCTACTGTTGTTGAGACTGGCCCCTGCAAGGAGCATATCTTGACACCGGACCAGTTCGACCTTACCAAGCTTCCCGCACCGCTACTTCATCAATCAGACGGCGGCAAATACGTCCAAACTTACGGAATGTTCATTGTTCAATCCCCAGACGGCAAATGGGCAAACTGGTCTATTGCTCGTGCGATGGTCTATGACCGGAACCACCTTGCCGGATTGGTGATCAAGCCGCAACACCTTTACCAGATCCACGAGATGTGGAAGAAAGAAGGTCGCGACATGCCTTATGCCTTGGCCTTTGGAGTCCCTCCTGCTGCCGTCATGGCATCGAGCATGCCACTCCCTGACGGATTATCTGAGGCCGAGTACATTGGTTCCCTCGTCGGATCGTCCCTTGACGTTGTCAAATGCGAGACGAATGGGCTCTATGTACCCGCTAACTCGGAAATAGTCTTTGAAGGAACATGCTCCATCACGGAGAGAGTACCCGAGGGGCCCTTTGGAGAGATGCATGG CGCTGATAGCCACCCTAGCTACGTGTTTCCTGGTGACGCACACCAATGGCCAAAGTATACGGTGGATCTAATCACGCACCGTAAAGATGCGATTCTGCCCGTCTCCAATTGTGGAAGGCTGACCGACGAGACT CATACAATGATAGGTCCTCTTGCCGCCGCCGAGATCGGCTTTCTTCTCAAGTCGAAAGGTTTTCCTATCAAGGAAGCCTTCTCACCTTTCGAGTCTCAAGTTACATGGGTTGCGTTGCAAGTCGACACTCAGAAGCTACGTGAGATGAAGGCAACGTCTGAGAAGTTTTGCCGAGAGATCGgagacatcatcttcaatcacAAGGTCGGCTATACGATCCATCGCTTGGTAATCGTCGGTGATGACATCAACGTGTACGATTTCAAGGATGTGATCTGGGCTTTCTGTACTCGTTGCCGCCCCGGAATGGACGAGTACTTCTTTGAAGACGTTGCCGGTTTTCCTCTCATTCCCTACATGTCGCATGGCAATGGAGCGCCTAATCGTGGTGGTAAGGTTGTTTCCGACTGCTTGTTGCCAGTCGAATATACAACCGGGAAAAACTGGGAAGCAGCGGACTTTGAGAACTCGTTTCCGGAGGAGATCAAAGACAGGGTTTGTAGTCGATGGCAAGCCTTGGGTTTCAACAGCCCGAAATAA
- a CDS encoding hypothetical protein (EggNog:ENOG41): protein MDGASDGGRGTPAGRLETTLAVDQDMISLFGFYRDRVHSFQFIVDDLAEIEKLICSLLNHEVQVHRMDNHSLCLLHAIMAAGAQFSDLPITTRLSKSSQNLQSALKYLGSFDLLWNPSKRLIQALLILGHVLQNNMDPRAAWILGGTTVRVALSVGLHQPIKRCALRLSPAEAQQLRLAIVWQDALLSLAFDRPPASHEMDLDSDLSALVSLDPTSQRLDYRQAMNWLCHLSFRHLPRLPQTEPVRNYSRLFHDFDLYESSLAPHLQDLQRSNSIQELQEHYSLIVHRYFLLSTLCRPVLSSQDKGRFSEEECSMILSRFQGALKRSVRAFIKLRSISNLATRSWAFVHNGLASALLLSFTRQGSNAQDQDSQEILAELVKTLTERSDDVGQFSAAHKKALRAIQALQRSSVEETRFQTILPEHFGNTQEPSMVNLDDWLRDFDFDAFSPLESYNFIMSDQVPHDFSF from the exons ATGGATGGTGCTTCCGATGGTGGACGTGGCACCCCTGCAGGACGCTTAGAAACAACCCTTGCTGTTGACCAAGACATGATTTCTCTGTTTGGCTTCTATCGGGATCGAGTTCACTCTTTTCAGTTCATCGTGGACGATCTCgccgagatcgagaagctcatATGTTCTCTCCTGAATCACGAAGTGCAAGTACATCGGATGGACAACCACAGCCTTTGTCTTCTCCATGCTATAATGGCGGCTGGGGCTCAGTTCTCGGATTTACCCATTACTACACGACTATCCAAGTCCAGTCAAAATT TGCAATCCGCTCTCAAGTATTTAGGGTCCTTTGATCTGTTATGGAATCCTTCCAAGAGACTAATCCAAGCATTGCTCATTCTTGGTCATGTTTTGCAAAATAACATGGATCCTCGTGCAGCTTGGATTCTAGGTGGCACCACGGTTCGAGTTGCGCTATCAGTTGGTCTCCATCAGCCTATTAAACGCTGTGCTCTCCGTCTCTCGCCTGCAGAAGCGCAGCAGTTAAG ACTCGCAATTGTTTGGCAAGACGCACTTCTCTCATTAGCGTTTGACAGACCCCCAGCATCCCATGAAATGGACCTGGATTCAGACCTCTCAGCTCTGGTATCGCTAGATCCAACTAGCCAGCGTCTTGACTACCGACAGGCTATGAACTGGCTATGCCACCTGAGCTTCAGACATCTTCCAAGACTCCCTCAGACAGAACCAGTCAGGAACTATAGCCGGCTCTTTCATGACTTCGACCTTTACGAGTCTTCTCTAGCTCCTCACCTGCAGGATCTGCAGCGATCTAACTCGATCCAAGAGCTACAAGAACACTATAGCCTGATCGTCCACCGCTACTTTCTTCTCTCTACCCTCTGCCGCCCTGTATTATCCTCACAGGACAAAGGAAGGTTCAGTGAAGAAGAATGCTCTATGATATTGAGCCGATTTCAAGGTGCTTTGAAGCGAAGCGTCCGTGCTTTCATCAAGCTACGCTCAATCTCGAATCTTGCAACCCGTTCATGGGCCTTCGTTCACAATGGTCTTGCATCAGCTCTCTTGTTGAGTTTTACCCGGCAAGGGTCTAAcgctcaagatcaagattcCCAGGAAATACTAGCTGAGCTAGTAAAAACGCTGACTGAGCGCAGCGACGATGTTGGGCAGTTCTCTGCGGCGCACAAGAAAGCTCTCAGGGCGATTCAAGCTCTACAACGATCTTCAGTGGAGGAGACCAGATTCCAAA CTATTCTACCAGAGCACTTTGGTAACACTCAGGAACCAAG CATGGTTAACTTGGATGATTGGCTTCgagactttgactttgacgcATTCTCTCCCCTTGAATCATACAATTTCATCATGTCGGACCAGGTGCCACACGATTTTAGTTTCTAG
- a CDS encoding hypothetical protein (EggNog:ENOG41): MSSSTSPCLDVDETTPAVVEWEHDGATHCFSKPDPKIDSIMLRVHLSGLCATVELRFPMNLKGVEGISSVAISIDPSSITSFDFAFASTAPEAVQEKFKCPVACLKLQTNNNIRLLVPSAAKEPLAPSRTQSGKVLDAVRTLSAATSFSIYVDATKFSKAELQSISDAVKQSRLTPLNDQHPPANTDIKVIDLSPQDDAPPAYDETGSPPPAPPINERKRRRISSPDEARDELAQIWAELKARSEKDRLVQQELSALRQENSSLRTDLNQLRQQVTIFREDFSSLQRDVEQLQDQDKHSADVLEGYDTRLVELRDDLEDLDAKVDSIQEHRDENGVAQSFLDRVRSDVYDDIVSRLTS, translated from the coding sequence ATGTCGTCTTCCACCTCGCCATGTCTTGACGTCGATGAGACTACGCCCGCCGTTGTTGAGTGGGAACACGATGGCGCAACCCACTGCTTCTCGAAGCCCGATCCAAAGATCGATAGCATCATGCTGCGAGTTCACCTGAGCGGCCTGTGCGCAACTGTCGAGCTGCGCTTTCCGATGAACTTGAAAGGAGTCGAGGGCATTTCATCTGTCGCGATCTCCATCGATCCCTCTTCCATCACATCGTTCGATTTCGCTTTTGCTTCGACGGCACCGGAAGCGGTGCAAGAGAAGTTCAAGTGTCCCGTTGCGTGCCTGAAGTtgcaaacaaacaacaacattCGACTCTTGGTTCCTTCCGCTGCCAAAGAACCGTTAGCCCCTAGCCGAACACAGTCAGGGAAGGTCTTGGATGCTGTTCGTACGCTCTCTGCCGCAACCTCATTCAGTATTTACGTCGACGCTACGAAGTTTTCCAAAGCCGAGCTCCAGTCCATCAGCGATGCCGTGAAACAGAGTCGCTTGACACCTCTCAACGACCAGCACCCTCCTGCAAACACCGATATCAAGGTCATCGATCTCTCACCGCAAGACGACGCGCCGCCGGCCTATGACGAAACTGGATCTCCACCGCCAGCTCCCCCAATAAATGAGAGAAAGCGCCGCCGCATTAGTAGTCCGGACGAGGCACGAGACGAACTCGCACAAATCTGGGCCGAGCTCAAGGCGCGAAGTGAAAAGGACCGACTCGTTCAGCAGGAACTCTCCGCTTTGAGACAAGAGAACAGCAGCCTCAGAACAGATCTCAATCAGCTCCGACAGCAAGTCACGATCTTTCGCGAGGACTTTAGCTCTCTGCAGCGTGATGTTGAACAGCTCCAGGACCAGGACAAACACAGCGCTGATGTCCTGGAAGGCTACGATACGCGTCTGGTCGAGCTACGAGATGATCTAGAGGATCTGGATGCCAAGGTGGATTCAATCCAGGAGCACAGAGACGAAAATGGAGTAGCGCAGTCATTTCTCGATAGAGTTCGAAGTGATGTGTACGACGATATCGTTTCACGTCTTACAAGTTGA